In Hermetia illucens chromosome 5, iHerIll2.2.curated.20191125, whole genome shotgun sequence, a single window of DNA contains:
- the LOC119657289 gene encoding aladin, which yields MESPRGCTDFPTPESPIVTENGRLCSVPVREVTGNAYILEFYPEINISREMFHGSSLKSMDDRRSLMIPVNEPLIKRITRTFFEEGLMEALEEAASPQSSSISPVTSSVAKYALRLLVLLRKLRRTVHPHLREEGIESIAKYSETRDWQKSYIRCIRWHPNCFKIAVASCDDSIRVYTDEPTVVPILKSGTQKCITSMAWRPYSAAELAVGCQVGVLLWSMDPNLHITRPLSQANLLKHPNFNPVTSVEWSPDGCLLATSSINDTDILIWDVDRCRNVPLKRVGLPCSFLKWSPDGVRMFSSTVGNVFRVWATDKWVPERWTIAKGSIQSAAWSPCGSFLLFVTTEEPILYRLQFVEEQIFTSSSLSKQALPIADLSKIEVGVRTVGGMPQSIAWDPNGQYLAIIFKDSPNVVVFATSIHKHQFSISPSCFITGIGVEFPSYICFQSKNRKNSDSVLTIGWSSGRAQYFPFANM from the exons ATGGAGTCTCCGCGAGGTTGTACTGACTTTCCTACTCCTGAAAGTCCAATAGTTACTGAAAATGGAAGGCTTTGCTCTGTCCCAGTGCGGGAAGTCACGGGAAATGCCTATATA CTGGAGTTCTACCCGGAAATTAACATTAGTCGCGAAATGTTTCATGGTTCATCGTTGAAATCTATGGATGACAGGCGAAGTCTCATGATTCCTGTGAATGAGCCTCTTATCAAGCGCATTACTCGAACTTTTTTCGAAGAAGGATTAATGGAAGCACTCGAAGAGGCAGCTTCCCCCCAAAGCTCCAGTATAAGCCCAGTCACCAGCTCGGTAGCAAAATACGCCTTGCGTTTGCTTGTACTTTTAAGAAAACTAAGGAGGACCGTTCACCCACACTTGAGGGAAGAGGGAATCGAATCTATTGCTAAATATTCGGAAACAAG GGATTGGCAGAAAAGTTACATCCGATGCATTAGATGGCATCCCAACTGCTTCAAAATAGCCGTCGCTTCCTGTGATGACAGCATAAGAGTATACACTGATGAGCCGACAGTTGTGCCTATTTTGAAG AGTGGAACTCAGAAATGCATAACATCGATGGCCTGGCGCCCCTACAGCGCCGCCGAGCTAGCGGTAGGCTGTCAAGTTGGAGTTCTGCTGTGGTCAATGGATCCAAATTTACATATAACTCGACCACTTTctcaagcgaatcttctgaaACA TCCGAACTTCAATCCAGTGACAAGTGTGGAATGGAGCCCGGATGGTTGCCTTCTAGCAACATCGAGCATCAACGACACAGACATTTTAATTTGGGATGTAGATCGGTGCAGGAATGTTCCCCTGAAAAGAGTGGGACTACCATGCTCATTTCTGAAATGGTCGCCCGATGGTGTCCGCATGTTCTCATCAACAGTTGGAAACGTTTTTCGCGTTTGGGCAACGGATAAATGGGTTCCGGAACGGTGGACCATAGCAAAAGGCTCAATACAGTCGGCGGCTTGGTCCCCTTGCGGCTCTTTCCTGCTTTTCGTGACAACGGAGGAACCGATCTTGTATCGACTGCAATTTGTTGAAGAGCAAATATTCACAT cttctaGTCTTTCAAAGCAGGCGCTGCCAATTGCCGATTTGTCGAAAATAGAAGTTGGCGTACGAACAGTGGGTGGCATGCCGCAATCAATCGCGTGGGATCCGAATGGCCAGTATTTGGCAATAATATTCAAGGATAGTCCCAATGTCGTTGTTTTCGCAACATCTATCCACAAACATCAATTCAGCATTTCGCCTTCATGTTTCATAACGGGCATTGGAGTGGAGTTCCCTTCTTATATATGCTTCCAGAGCAAAAATCGGAAGAATTCAGATAGTGTCCTAACAATCGGCTGGTCAAGTGGACGTGCTCAATATTTTCCGTTTGCTAATATGTGA
- the LOC119656835 gene encoding maestro heat-like repeat-containing protein family member 1, whose protein sequence is MEPSGEKQTIMEGALSSLLDCLVDKDEAVRQSVESSLCKVVEKHPDESISILTEYKSKHPKLSDQATAIILRVIEYLTTSNTAKYKDETLSKIITLTINELTKSNEQSPAIQKPALEILVGVGRNHCEKVMNELINHTKEGHVAHFMIMYCMGTLATANVDGITPFIKTVLGIALPNLGSIKLDHVKQAYAFAIGRFSEALIEKSAAGDVSSESEAEKTQDMCSTEISVAYDVFMNQWMHNREPKVCADILQALSSMYPLLPQEKMHDNAGKLVSTLLSWLRRSIDRNSVTQFLACVLKVNINSSYHSLDTMSEVLISSLFDFVCVYPDYEKPQTVKGHYEVLRCYHLLAPIYGSKIMEMLLVQLRSNNERERIKALLVLTHLTNSSSESIENKIPAFIDILKQLILSERSIKMKMTLLKTIVALAQKSFIKDKEFVWFMIRYSCRYNKPNTEHGSLEEYETFAVACQNSIYMLASTVGTMDELLKRELLSYFVLLDYTDVCSNIAKCLSSLFTKNPLIELELESDNEGEGKSKVQIPSPESVFSRCLSLMGNFREIQRISNILTFLKAYTPNVSPNLSELWDHKIPELLLCNGRENLFNDHLMMFITQTIEYLKEDTNFAEKFVNKMADQLIIYPIQKPQCEYVIPSLSCERGMLLKCIGVCLCYVQEVQSVEAKIDLIIGSAKQEKLDKHAPNSDYEHKLIDASKALGYISRTHLPVVLRKLSALVNTSGRKSSAGFFSTLNFIRDTSKESENYKNNLLVFETYGHIIENASPMESLKDVDDTMVNFLLQQLAETKDHTMKKVILKTLLSICNQFARAKDLGYELRLRNEILRQILGISIDSPFDNLPLFPIILKLATTLLKIESEEKIDVNTYLEISCKNFFSCAQNLKTKFDSQEDDELNSFLAQYLNLSLPELNTFVKAIIESNPSPACLDDVISALEYWMRDKNSEVRICTGHVMNSSLEVYIKSMKIGCEAPSKFNQTGQMLGKIVPRCIDSNATVRQTSVDILRKILEISHIYETLTIPDSSSAWLNDLDKVYDKIITDDPKEIYQLAGEIARIIAIRISSFQHLQFCKTTLSCLNDPEQSSAIGASVVLKFFVQQKGSEMFHAVADFIKESLFAIRHCEIARAKSGVLKALVALTKHHPKLVCSEILAQPLPYDENLIEYWQLICCDLELVGTILDNFLAMLSTSCLYEPDEAKDDTQRIATVQPFAIFCALKEIFACREVQTELKYKFPEIFTMMLTTIATYTNLAPPMLSAKAMNSAKGTNGSAKSKFGFVPNKDAVKLNPCLIVLEAFRAFLNNLEMEQVVTALAQCPQLANSSDLSNFIEMLTPVAISLSDQFSINSSAMKQIVTSLTKYVSSPYDGQRIAAVGFFSQLVPLKPCGEISSVIMLHLSAALSDPNPIVRGLSIKGLSFVGSLTESDIDEYAELAITSLLKGIDDYNSECLINIPLESMRGLSRTLQTLPIHRVESFHISLSIRIRPFFENSSLEIRESAILLFGDLCESRVANMTSGDVSPTGSLEALKEQLFANLISLMLHLSESDRNIIRASKITLRKVCTLINAPKVNEMAQKHLIDHGQLNYDFFIIDFVKLIGNELKEHVGDLIESCIPFLKSHWTEIRGNAAIIIGILHNFLESASQRDEAVGHKLALLLRDESTIVRLKAATAIGYFFGDI, encoded by the exons ATGGAACCGAGCGGAGAAAAACAAACCATAATGGAAG GCGCATTAAGTAGCTTACTGGACTGCCTGGTGGATAAAGATGAAGCGGTGCGACAATCTGTGGAATCTTCCCTCTGCAAAGTAGTTGAGAAACATCCTGATGAATCAATTTCAATTCTAACAGAATATAAAAGTAAGCATCCTAAGCTCAGTGACCAAGCAACTGCCATCATTCTCAG AGTTATTGAATACCTCACCACGTCAAACACCGCGAAATATAAAGATGAAACTTTGTCGAAAATCATCACGCTAACAATAAACGAATTAACTAAATCAAATGAGCAATCCCCAGCGATTCAGAAACCAGCGCTTGAGATCTTAGTAGGTGTGGGTCGCAATCACTGCGAAAAG GTCATGAATGAACTAATCAACCACACCAAAGAGGGGCATGTAGCTCATTTCATGATAATGTACTGTATGGGCACGTTGGCAACCGCCAATGTCGACGGAATAACTCcatttataaaaactgttttagGTATAGCATTACCTAATCTAGGCTCGATTAAGCTGGATCATGTAAAGCAAGCGTATGCATTTG cTATTGGCAGATTTAGCGAAGCATTAATTGAAAAATCCGCAGCAGGTGATGTTTCGAGTGAGAGCGAAGCAGAAAAAACTCAAGATATGTGCTCGACTGAAATTTCAGTCGCGTATGATGTGTTCATGAATCAGTGGATGCACAATCGTGAACCGAAAGTCTGTGCAGATATTCTTCAAGCCCTTTCAAGCATGTATCCACTACTGCCTCAGGAAAAAATGCATGATAATGCTGGAAAACTTGTTTCTACATTATTGAGCTGGTTGCGACGCTCCATCGACAGAAACTCGGTGACGCAGTTTCTTGCTTGCGTGCTGAAAGTGAACATCAATAGTAGTTACCACTCCTTGGATACAATGAGTGAAGTCTTGATATCGAGCCTCTTTGATTTTGTTTGCGTGTACCCCGACTACGAGAAGCCACAGACGGTGAAGGGACACTACGAAGTGCTTCGCTGCTATCATTTGCTGGCTCCTATCTACGGTTCCAAAATCATGGAAATGCTGCTGGTACAGTTGCGTAGTAACAATGAGAGGGAACGTATCAAAGCATTGCTTGTACTAACACACTTAACAAATTCATCAAGTGAATCTATCGAGAACAAGATTCCTGCCTTTATCGACATCCTGAAACAACTGATATTATCCGAACGCTCGATTAAGATGAAAATGACCCTATTGAAAACGATCGTTGCTTTAGCTCAAAAATCATTCATCAAAGATAAAGAGTTTGTTTGGTTTATGATCAGATATAGTTGCCGTTATAATAAACCGAATACTGAACATGGATCTCTTGAAGAGTATGAAACGTTTGCAGTTGCTTGCCAAAATTCAATATACATGCTGGCGTCAACAGTAGGAACTATGGATGAGTTGTTAAAGCGCGAGCTGTTGAGTTACTTCGTTCTCCTTGATTACACAGATGTTTGTAGTAATATTGCAAAGTGTTTAAGCAGTTTATTCACAAAGAATCCACTAATTGAGTTAGAGTTGGAAAGCGACAATGAGGGCGAAGGCAAAAGCAAAGTGCAAATACCTAGTCCGGAATCTGTTTTCTCGCGATGTTTATCATTAATGGGTAACTTCAGGGAAATACAAAGAATCAGCAATATCCTGACATTTTTGAAAGCCTACACACCAAATGTTAGTCCAAATCTATCAGAACTCTGGGACCACAAGATACCTGAGTTGCTTTTGTGCAATGGTAGAGAAAATCTATTCAATGATCATTTAATGATGTTTATCACCCAAACTATAGAGTATTTGAAAGAGGATACGAATTTTGCGGAGAAATTTGTCAACAAAATGGCTGACCAATTAATCATATATCCGATACAAAAACCGCAATGTGAATATGTTATACCTTCCCTGTCTTGCGAACGCGGTATGTTGTTAAAATGCATAGGGGTTTGCCTATGTTACGTCCAGGAGGTGCAAAGCGTTGAAGCAAAAATAGATCTTATTATTGGCTCTGCTAAGCAGGAGAAATTGGATAAACATGCTCCAAACTCAGACTATGAACACAAATTGATTGATGCTTCAAAAGCGCTTGGCTATATTTCTAGAACGCATCTCCCTGTGGTGCTACGAAAATTATCAGCACTAGTCAATACAAGCGGTAGGAAGTCGTCGGCCGGATTCTTTTCCACACTGAACTTCATCCGCGACACAAGTAAAGAGAGCGAGAACTACAAAAACAATTTACTGGTGTTTGAAACTTATGGGCACATAATAGAAAACGCAAGCCCCATGGAATCACTGAAGGACGTAGACGACACGATGGTTAATTTCCTCCTACAGCAACTCGCTGAAACGAAAGACCACACCATGAAGAAGGTGATTCTGAAGACCCTTTTAAGTATTTGTAATCAATTTGCCCGAGCAAAAGATCTCGGTTATGAACTCAGACTTCGCAATGAGATTCTACGTCAAATTCTGGGTATTTCGATCGACAGTCCATTCGACAATTTACCATTATTTCCTATAATTTTAAAACTGGCCACGACACTTCTAAAGATCGAAAGCGAAGAAAAGATCGATGTAAATACATACCTGGAAATATCATGTAAAAACTTCTTTAGCTGTGCGCAGAATCTAAAAACGAAATTCGACTCACAAGAAGACGACGAATTGAACAGTTTTCTAGCACAATATTTAAATCTTTCGTTACCAGAACTGAACACATTTGTTAAAGCAATTATTGAGAGCAATCCAAGTCCAGCGTGTTTGGATGACGTGATAAGTGCCCTAGAATATTGGATGCGAGACAAGAATAGTGAAGTGCGGATTTGCACTGGACATGTTATGAATAGTTCGTTGGAAGTTTACATTAAAAGCATGAAAATTGGCTGTGAGGCTCCGTCGAAATTCAATCAGACAGGGCAAATGCTAGGCAAAATTGTTCCCAG ATGTATTGATTCCAATGCAACTGTCCGACAAACGTCTGTTGATATTTTACGTAAAATTCTCGAAATATCCCACATATACGAGACTTTAACAATTCCTGATAGTTCGTCTGCATGGTTAAACGATTTGGATAAGGTTTACGATAAAATCATAACGGACGATCCTAAGGAAATCTATCAATTAGCTGGAGAAATTGCAAGAATCATCGCTATTCGCATTTCAAGTTTTCAACATTTACAATTTTG CAAGACAACCTTAAGCTGTTTGAATGATCCTGAACAAAGCTCCGCCATTGGCGCGTCTGTTGTATTGAAATTTTTCGTCCAGCAAAAAGGATCGGAAATGTTTCATGCTGTAGCCGATTTCATCAAGGAAAGCTTATTT GCTATTCGACACTGTGAAATTGCTCGAGCGAAGTCAGGAGTTCTGAAAGCATTAGTCGCGCTCACCAAGCATCATCCTAAGCTTGTATGCAGTGAGATCCTCGCACAGCCGCTACCATATGATGA GAATTTGATTGAATATTGGCAACTGATTTGTTGTGACCTTGAATTGGTGGGCACTATTCTTGATAATTTCCTTGCTATGTTATCAACATCATGCCTGTACGAACCGGATGAGGCTAAAGATGATACACAGAGAATTGCAACAGTACAGCCGTTTGCAATATTCTGCGCCTTAAAAGAAATATTTGCTTGCAGAGAAGTGCAAACC GAATTAAAGTATAAATTCCCGGAAATATTTACCATGATGTTGACTACGATAGCTACGTATACGAACCTTGCCCCACCAATGCTTTCGGCGAAAGCAATGAATAGTGCGAAGGGCACGAATGGGAGTGCAAAGTCAAAATTCGGTTTCGTACCGAATAAAGATGCTGTCAAATTAAACCCATGCCTAATTGTTTTAGAAGCATTCCGTGCTTTCCTCAATAATCTCGAAATGGAACAAGTTGTAACAGCTTTAGCTCAATGTCCACAATTAGCAAACAGTTCAGATTTGTCTAACTTCATTGAAATGTTGACGCCGGTCGCAATTAGTCTATCAGATCAATTTTCAATCAATTCCAGTGCAATGAAACAAATTGTCACATCATTAACCAAATATGTTTCAAGTCCTTACGATGGGCAACGGATCGCTGCAGTTGGTTTCTTTTCTCAG TTAGTTCCCTTGAAACCATGTGGTGAAATATCATCAGTTATTATGCTTCACTTAAGCGCAGCGTTAAGCGATCCAAACCCGATCGTTAGAGGATTGTCAATCAAAGGATTATCGTTTGTTGGAAGTTTAACCGAATCAGATATAGATGAATATGCCGAACTTGCTATTACATCTTTATTAAAAGGAATCGACGACTATAATAG CGAATGCCTCATCAATATACCTCTGGAAAGTATGAGAGGATTATCCCGCACTCTACAGACGTTACCTATCCATCGTGTGGAATCATTCCACATTTCTTTATCGATCCGTATACGTCCATTTTTCGAGAATTCATCATTGGAGATCCGTGAATCAGCTATTCTACTTTTTGGTGATTTATGCGAGTCACGCGTAGCCAATATGACGAGTGGAGACGTTTCGCCAACAGGTTCACTGGAAGCACTCAAAGAACAATTATTCGCTAATCTTATCTCATTGATGTTACATTTGAGCGAATCTGATCGTAATATCATTCGG GCATCTAAAATTACACTTAGGAAAGTGTGTACCCTAATCAACGCACCGAAAGTAAATGAAATGGCTCAAAAGCATCTCATCGACCATGGGCAATTAAATTATGATTTCTTCATTATCGACTTCGTTAAACTAATC ggCAATGAACTGAAGGAGCATGTTGGGGATTTAATTGAATCTTGTATACCTTTTCTTAAAAGTCATTGGACTGAAATTCGAGGCAATGCTGCTATCATTATTG GAATATTACACAATTTCCTTGAATCAGCCAGTCAGCGTGATGAAGCTGTTGGTCATAAATTGGCGCTTTTATTGAGAGACGAATCGACAATCGTAAGATTGAAGGCTGCAACTGCTATTGGTTACTTCTTTGGTGATATTTAA
- the LOC119657163 gene encoding protein CWC15 homolog, with product MTTAARPTFDPARGGSGRGEKDLSALSKQYSSRDLPGHTKLKYREQGQGTSEELRSRDFRKELEERERESRPNKNLPPIVRKAIEANSSSNKRPKLDQAPPTSLDADDPIAHDSSEEEDSDDDDDTAALLAELNKIKQERAQESARKEADRKQEEERIRMENILSGNPLLNYSTGSKGDLKVKKRWDDDVVFKNCARTEPEKKSHFINDSLRSEFHKKFMEKYIK from the exons ATGACGACCGCAGCTCGACCCACATTTGATCCAGCCCGAGGTGGAAGTGGTCGGGGTGAAAAAGATTTGAGTGCTCTCTCCAAGCAATACTCTAGTCGGGATTTGCCCGGACATACAAAACTCAAATATCG TGAACAGGGACAAGGAACCTCCGAAGAGCTGCGAAGCAGAGATTTCCGCAAGGAGCTTGAGGAGCGTGAACGCGAATCACGACCAAACAAAAATCTACCTCCAATTGTACGCAAGGCCATCGAGGcaaacagcagcagcaacaagcGACCAAAATTAGATCAG GCGCCTCCTACCAGTTTGGATGCCGATGATCCCATTGCCCACGATTCATCCGAGGAAGAGGACTCCGATGACGACGATGACACCGCAGCTCTCCTCGCCGAATTAAACAAAATCAAGCAGGAACGTGCTCAAGAAAGTGCAAGGAAAGAGGCCGATAGAAAACAGGAGGAGGAACGCATCCGAATGGAAAACATCCTGTCCGGAAATCCCTTGCTGAATTATAGCACCGGTTCGAAGGGCGATTTGAAAGTAAAAAAACGTTGGGATGACGATGTCGTATTCAAGAATTGCGCTCGTACAGAGCCCGAGAAAAAGTCACATTTCATCAATGATTCGTTACGCTCGGAGTTTCACAAGAAATTCATGGAGAAGTACATTAAGTAA